Proteins encoded in a region of the Loxodonta africana isolate mLoxAfr1 chromosome 22, mLoxAfr1.hap2, whole genome shotgun sequence genome:
- the LOC100670799 gene encoding uncharacterized protein LOC100670799 — protein MCGVAMAMNGGRAPRAWSRTMEATKKVGGPDPSGPQGHPSAGNQQLGGDFGGSQGPWISSGSLYFRQGLSLSTEPIIKGACGPASQAQTPEPIHQLPQDPSGASSQWGCVQASQNAPSLSPNDLLQSPIAGDQPHLIMEDGTLALPVRTCSDNSTISDVTQHGCCHPRLKVQVRGEGKTPSKVLVGWGKGPSIAEQMAPLGTRKSRWLPYFPSGEDGAAIAQGLLPDSAQVPAKVPAQGQGQGKCPCPAQATASSTSLPPSTPARATTPALDVAAVPTVIEPYICTLNNLTNTIAITKNLSQDLLLRKCGNQWSVPLESSKMGTSCQDEVSFQPQEESLTPLPTRLEAPDRVQEHTVTRRQVLPEQPENLVEKPLVGPCNPTPGPEPPGTPKPQRIVQEGCNSQPDQQLLNICNNTCANVPLPAYQTTCYRQPPFQSPREAMPICPSSAPTCQLREAMEDRVLVFDMATGNTRMGLLCHDPAGSRAVLVGVMPNHSSIYVPENMRSLAMPIHSPDNNHSSFWSTTPMLSSPVPSSLSSGSYREVALLPKEARIHLESQNSPGTETPIRVGMLTGPVPLAIPLQFGERILTHVPNPGWSKPDAEKNEPSHTIWMLDTSRLPDANMVQTKKLRWISSEQIPEPAPPASAQEVPRTQLQEDISSHNKEEVTTVHLDNSLAEGAGKVPLTDQPPLAEQHPLAKKIPPAGQPLPADQPPYTEQASITGQALHTGQTQPPSTKQPPLPGQLPLTGQLLLTRQVTLTGQPPFSRESLSTKDPSPSKGSPIIREPGQTSILCQEGESLGLPTHVGVLRVPLAPEETCIYVSREKVSIGATQSSSMHRLGWHSDSSPRAREEQLSLITFTTPSTGKVLPMAMVGTQPQGPRLKMTAEDITHSSVVTHLGLLRGTCNELVSTMGALPVQSPAICRHSLGPYQDMAAIVIDTGTGFTKCGLAGEDHVLSVVPSRVQLLRHSAQGQPQYVVPENQEGSYPVLNRGVISDWDALEVLWQHLFYCRLGVQPEELAVLVADSPISPRTNREKVAEILFERFHVPAMQTVHQALLALYAYGRTTGLVLGSGHGTSYVAPILTGDLAPIDTYRLDVAGYDLTEYLAQLLLAGGHSLPKAGLVNQIKEASCYVAMDMAAEMASIQAQACVDFVLPDKQVITLGSERFRCPEALFQPNLLGLNQPGLPQLALLSISRLEAKQQEQLLANVVLDGGSTLLKGFPERLRQELGPRATVLGSPHRAVAAWLGGSIMASRDSFQSLWLSRREYEEEGPWAIYKYHL, from the coding sequence atgtgtggggttgccatggcaATGAATGGGGGCAGGGCACCTAGGGCATGGAGCAGGACTATGGAAGCCACCAAGAAGGTGGGGGGCCCTGATCCATCAGGCCCCCAAGGCCACCCCTCAGCTGGAAACCAGCAGCTGGGGGGTGACTTCGGAGGATCTCAGGGGCCATGGATAAGCTCAGGATCCCTATACTTTAGGCAGGGGTTGTCATTGTCCACTGAGCCCATTATCAAAGGGGCCTGTGGCCCAGCCTCCCAGGCTCAAACCCCTGAGCCCATTCACCAGTTACCCCAGGACCCTTCTGGGGCTAGCTCCCAATGGGGCTGCGTGCAGGCCTCCCAGAATGCCCCAAGTCTCTCCCCAAATGACCTGCTCCAGAGCCCCATCGCGGGAGACCAgccacatctcatcatggaggatGGGACCCTGGCTCTACCTGTGCGCACGTGCAGTGACAACAGCACCATCAGTGACGTGACCCAGCATGGATGCTGCCACCCCCGGCTTAAGGTGCAGGTTAGGGGGGAGGGCAAGACCCCATCCAAAGTCCTCGTGGGCTGGGGCAAAGGCCCCAGCATCGCTGAACAGATGGCCCCCTTGGGCACTAGAAAGAGCCGGTGGCTACCGTACTTCCCCTCAGGGGAGGATGGGGCAGCCATAGCCCAGGGTCTTCTTCCAGATTCAGCTCAGGTTCCTGCCAAGGTTCCAGCACAAGGTCAGGGCCAAGGCAAGTGCCCATGCCCAGCTCAAGCTACAGCTTCTTCTACATCGCTGCCTCCTTCAACTCCAGCTCGGGCTACTACTCCAGCTCTGGATGTGGCTGCAGTGCCCACTGTGATTGAACCTTATATCTGCACCCTTAACAACCTGACTAACACCATCGCCATCACCAAGAATCTGTCCCAAGATCTCCTGCTCAGGAAGTGTGGCAACCAATGGTCAGTCCCCTTGGAGTCTTCCAAAATGGGCACATCCTGCCAGGACGAAGTGAGTTTCCAGCCTCAGGAGGAGTCTTTAACCCCACTACCCACTAGATTGGAGGCCCCAGACCGTGTCCAGGAACACACGGTTACTAGAAGACAAGTGCTACCTGAGCAACCTGAGAACCTGGTGGAGAAGCCCCTGGTTGGACCATGCAACCCAACACCAGGCCCAGAGCCCCCAGGCACCCCCAAGCCCCAGAGAATTGTCCAAGAAGGTTGCAACTCTCAACCAGACCAGCAGCTCCTAAACATCTGCAACAATACCTGCGCCAATGTGCCACTGCCTGCCTACCAAACAACCTGCTACAGGCAGCCCCCATTCCAGTCTCCCAGGGAAGCCATGCCGATCTGCCCTTCCAGTGCTCCCACCTGCCAGCTCCGGGAAGCCATGGAAGACCGTGTGCTGGTGTTTGATATGGCCACGGGCAACACCAGGATGGGGCTGCTGTGCCATGACCCCGCGGGCTCACGGGCAGTGCTGGTGGGCGTCATGCCCAACCACTCATCCATCTATGTCCCTGAGAATATGCGGTCATTGGCCATGCCCATCCACTCCCCTGATAACAATCACTCCAGCTTCTGGTCCACCACACCCATGCTGTCCAGCCCCGTGCCTTCAAGCCTCTCCTCTGGCAGCTACCGAGAGGTGGCCCTACTTCCCAAGGAGGCCAGGATCCACCTGGAGTCACAGAACTCTCCTGGTACTGAGACTCCCATCAGGGTCGGAATGCTCACTGGGCCCGTCCCACTGGCAATACCACTCCAGTTTGGTGAGAGGATACTGACCCATGTCCCCAATCCTGGCTGGTCCAAACCCGATGCAGAAAAAAATGAACCCAGTCATACCATCTGGATGCTGGACACCTCCAGGTTGCCAGATGCCAACATGGTCCAGACCAAGAAACTGCGGTGGATAAGCTCAGAGCAGATTCCAGAGCCTGCTCCACCAGCCAGTGCACAGGAAGTGCCCAGAACCCAGCTCCAGGAGGACATAAGCAGTCACAACAAGGAAGAGGTCACTACTGTGCACCTTGACAATTCTCTAGCCGAAGGTGCTGGGAAGGTCCCCCTCACTGATCAGCCCCCACTAGCTGAGCAGCACCCCCTTGCCAAGAAGATCCCCCCTGCTGGCCAGCCTCTTCCAGCTGACCAGCCCCCCTACACTGAGCAGGCCTCTATCACTGGTCAGGCCCTCCACACCGGGCAGACACAGCCCCCCTCCACCAAGCAGCCTCCCCTTCCTGGTCAACTCCCCCTTACTGGGCAGCTTCTTCTCACTAGGCAGGTAACTCTCACTGGGCAGCCCCCTTTTTCCAGAGAATCCCTCTCCACCAAAGACCCCTCTCCCTCAAAAGGGTCCCCTATCATCAGGGAGCCTGGACAGACCTCCATCCTGTGCCAGGAAGGTGAGTCCTTGGGCCTGCCCACTCATGTGGGGGTACTTCGGGTGCCCCTGGCCCCTGAGGAGACCTGTATCTATGTGAGCAGAGAGAAGGTCAGCATTGGGGCTACTCAAAGTTCCAGTATGCATCGGCTCGGATGGCATTCTGATAGCTCCCCCAGGGCCCGGGAGGAACAGCTTTCCCTGATCACATTCACTACGCCTAGCACTGGCAAGGTCTTGCCCATGGCCATGGTGGGCACTCAGCCCCAAGGTCCTCGGCTCAAGATGACAGCTGAGGACATCACACACTCATCAGTAGTCACGCACCTCGGCCTGCTCCGTGGGACCTGCAATGAGCTGGTGTCCACCATGGGTGCTCTGCCAGTGCAGTCCCCAGCAATCTGCCGCCACTCCCTGGGCCCCTACCAGGACATGGCAGCCATAGTGATAGACACAGGCACAGGCTTCACCAAATGTGGGCTGGCTGGGGAGGACCATGTCCTCAGTGTGGTGCCTTCACGTGTCCAGCTGCTGCGGCACTCAGCCCAGGGCCAGCCCCAGTATGTGGTGCCTGAGAACCAAGAGGGCTCCTACCCAGTGCTGAACCGAGGTGTGATCTCTGACTGGGATGCACTGGAAGTGTTGTGGCAACACCTGTTCTACTGCAGGCTGGGCGTGCAGCCTGAGGAGCTGGCTGTGCTTGTGGCGGACTCACCTATCTCACCGCGCACCAACCGAGAAAAGGTAGCTGAGATACTCTTTGAGCGTTTCCATGTGCCTGCTATGCAGACAGTACATCAGGCCCTGCTGGCGCTCTATGCTTATGGGCGCACCACTGGGCTAGTGCTCGGCAGTGGCCATGGCACTTCCTATGTGGCACCCATCCTCACTGGGGACCTGGCCCCAATTGACACCTACCGGCTGGACGTTGCTGGTTATGACCTCACTGAGTACTTGGCTCAGCTGCTGCTGGCAGGTGGCCACTCACTGCCCAAGGCAGGGCTGGTCAACCAGATTAAGGAGGCCAGCTGCTATGTGGCTATGGATATGGCAGCAGAGATGGCCAGCATCCAGGCCCAGGCTTGTGTGGACTTTGTTCTCCCAGACAAGCAGGTCATCACACTGGGCTCTGAGCGCTTTCGCTGCCCTGAGGCCCTTTTCCAGCCCAACCTGCTAGGCCTCAACCAGCCGGGCCTCCCACAGCTGGCCCTCCTAAGCATCAGCCGACTGGAAGCCAAGCAACAAGAGCAGCTGCTGGCCAATGTGGTGCTGGATGGTGGCAGCACCCTGTTGAAAGGTTTTCCTGAGCGCCTGAGACAGGAGCTGGGCCCCCGTGCCACCGTACTAGGGTCTCCCCACCGTGCTGTCGCTGCCTGGCTTGGGGGCTCTATCATGGCATCCCGGGACTCCTTCCAGAGCCTGTGGCTCAGCCGTCGTGAGTACGAGGAGGAGGGCCCGTGGGCCATCTATAAGTACCATCTGTGA
- the CAMKV gene encoding caM kinase-like vesicle-associated protein gives MSAAQGLAMPFGCVTLGDKKNYNQPSEVTDRYDLGQVIKTEEFCEIFRAKDKTTGKLHTCKKFQKRDGRKVRKAAKNEIGILKMVKHPNILQLVDVFVTRKEYFIFLELATGREVFDWILDQGYYSERDTSNVVRQVLEAVAYLHSLKIVHRNLKLENLVYYNRLKNSKIVISDFHLAKLENGLIKDPCGTPEYLAPEVVGRQRYGRPVDCWAIGVIMYILLSGNPPFYEEVEEDDYENHDKNLFRKILAGDYEFDSPYWDDISQAAKDLVTRLMEVEQDQRITAEEAISHEWISGNAASDKNIKDGVCAQIEKNFARAKWKKAVRVTTLMKRLRAPEQSSTAAQSAPATDTATPGAVGGTTGAAASGAALAPTAEGNAALVTKSENVASADRSATPATDGSATPATDGSVTPATDGSITPATDGSVTPATDRSATPATEEGSMPTTQSSATPAPKSAATPEPALAQPDSTAPVGARGQALPSSKGEEAAGRAQESQRETS, from the exons ATGTCCGCAGCTCAGGGCCTGGCAATGCCGTTTGGGTGTGTGACTCTGGGCGATAAGAAGAACTATAACCAGCCATCGGAGGTGACTGACAGATATGATTTGGGACAGGTCATCAAGAC TGAAGAGTTTTGTGAGATCTTCCGGGCCAAGGACAAGACAACAGGCAAGCTGCACACCTGCAAGAAGTTCCAGAAGCGGGATGGCCGTAAGGTGCGGAAGGCAGCCAAGAACGAGATAGGCATCCTCAAGAT GGTGAAGCATCCCAATATCCTGCAACTGGTGGATGTGTTTGTGACTCGCAAGGAGTACTTCATTTTCTTGGAGCT GGCCACAGGGAGGGAGGTGTTTGACTGGATCCTGGACCAGGGCTATTACTCAGAGCGAGACACAAGCAACGTGGTGCGGCAGGTCCTGGAGGCCGTGGCCTACCTGCATTCACTCAAGATTGTACACAGGAACCTCAAG CTGGAGAACCTGGTTTACTATAACCGACTGAAGAACTCGAAGATTGTCATCAGCGACTTCCATCTGGCCAAGCTGGAGAATGGCCTCATCAAGGACCCCTGTGGGACTCCTGAGTACCTGG CCCCTGAGGTGGTAGGTCGGCAGCGGTACGGACGGCCTGTGGATTGCTGGGCCATCGGAGTCATCATGTACATCCT GCTTTCAGGGAACCCGCCCTTCTACGAGGAGGTGGAGGAAGATGACTATGAGAACCATGATAAAAATCTCTTCCGCAAGATCCTGGCTGGCGACTATGAGTTTGACTCTCCATACTGGGATGACATTTCGCAGGCAG CCAAAGACCTGGTCACCCGGCTGATGGAGGTGGAGCAAGACCAACGGATTACTGCGGAGGAGGCCATCTCCCATGAATG GATTTCTGGCAATGCTGCTTCCGACAAGAACATTAAAGATGGTGTCTGTGCCCAGATTGAAAAGAATTTTGCCAGGGCCAAGTGGAAG AAGGCTGTCCGAGTGACCACCCTCATGAAACGGCTCCGGGCGCCGGAACAGTCCAGCACTGCAGCCCAGTCTGCCCCAGCCACAGATACTGCCACCCCTGGGGCTGTAGGCGGGACCACAGGTGCGGCTGCGAGTGGGGCCGCCCTAGCCCCAACAGCGGAGGGCAATGCTGCCCTTGTGACAAAGAGTGAGAATGTGGCCTCCGCAGACCGTAGTGCCACCCCAGCCACGGATGGCAGTGCTACCCCAGCCACTGATGGGAGTGTTACCCCAGCCACAGATGGGAGCATTACCCCAGCCACTGATGGAAGTGTCACCCCAGCCACCGACAGGAGTGCCACTCCAGCCACAGAAGAGGGCTCCATGCCCACCACCCAAAGCAGTGCCACACCAGCCCCCAAATCAGCTGCTACCCCTGAGCCGGCTCTGGCCCAGCCGGACAGCACAGCCCCAGTGGGTGCAAGAGGCCAGGCTCTACCCTCTAGTAAAGGGGAAGAGGCTGCTGGTCGTGCCCAGGAGTCTCAAAGGGAGACCAGCTGA